A region from the Ficedula albicollis isolate OC2 unplaced genomic scaffold, FicAlb1.5 N00454, whole genome shotgun sequence genome encodes:
- the LOC101808586 gene encoding zinc finger protein 692-like isoform X4, whose protein sequence is MAAAGESSTIPGDDVEPGAEPQEEEEDEDFAEDDDLAYTDDLRDENYHPSLGSPACAPHSSSEPQRRQSQPKARKKPVKEEPPLPEPPLPGSGPSQEKSGRVSCQRQPRASDKDVAQIGPKRIRKAAKREILLCDFEGCGKIFSNRQYLNHHQKYQHVHQKTFTCSEPTCGKSFNFKKHLKEHEKLHSDKRDYICEFCARSFRTSSNLIIHRRIHTGEKPLQCEICGFTCRQKASLNWHMRKHDADSFYQFPCDVCGKRFEKRDNVTAHKSKSHPRGLGGAPQPHPKPPAPMEPLELLGDVLGSGGDTEGTPLEYGGGHVGQDPGTPQGQGMGEGGS, encoded by the exons ATGGCAGCAGCTGGCGAGAG CAGCACCATCCCGGGGGACGATGTAGAGCCGGGAGCTGAGCCccaagaggaagaggaggacgAGGACTTTGCCGAGGATGATGACCTGGCCTACACCGATGACCTGCGTGATGAGAACTACCACCCGTCCCTGGGCAG CCCGGCCTGTGcgccccacagcagctcagagccacaGCGACGCCAGAGCCAGCCCAAGGCCCGCAAGAAGCCGGTGAAGGAGGAGCCGCCCCTGCCCGAGCCGCCCCTGCCCGGCTCCGGCCCCTCGCAGGAGAAGAGCGGACGCGTCAG TTGCCAGCGGCAGCCACGGGCGAGTGACAAGGACGTGGCTCAGATCGGCCCCAAGAGGATCAG AAAGGCAGCAAAGCGTGAGATCCTCCTGTGTGACTTCGAAGGCTGTGGCAAAATCTTCTCCAACCGCCAGTACCTGAAC CACCACCAGAAGTACCAGCACGTGCACCAGAAAACCTTCACCTGCTCTGAGCCCACCTGCGGGAAATCCTTCAACTTCAAGAAGCACCTGAAGGAACACGAGAAGCTGCACAGTG ACAAGCGGGATTACATCTGCGAGTTCTGCGCGCGCTCCTTCCGCACCAGCAGCAATTTGATCATCCACCGGcggatccacactggggagaagcCGCTCCA gtgTGAGATCTGCGGCTTCACCTGCCGCCAGAAAGCCTCCCTCAACTGGCACATGAGGAAACACGACGCCGACTCCTTCTACCAATTCCCGTGCGACGTCTGCGGGAAGAGGTTCGAGAAGAGGGACAACGTCACCGCCCACAAGAGCAAGAGCCACCCCCGGGGGCTCGGGGGAGCCCCCCAGCCGCACCCCAAGCCCCCCGCGCCGATGGAGCCGCTGGAGCTGCTCGGGGACGTCCTGGGCAGtgggggggacacagaggggacccCACTGGAATATGGGGGGGGGCACGTGGGGCAGGACCCCGGCACGCCCCAAGGCCAGGGGATGGGCGAGGGGGGGTCCTAG
- the LOC101809441 gene encoding tripartite motif-containing protein 7-like, with amino-acid sequence GRRAVCVVCHLSREHRAHTVLPAEEAAHAAEEVPQEHLSSLRKGREEAKAERERQSEELLKQTEVERQKIVAECKELRAFLEEKEQLLLSRLEELERDIGRRRDESVARLAEDIAQLDKLLAEQGGDSGTGSAPGEGVVPAGSSLESWMFLKPEPGFSELEKKLKSFSQKSAVLKEVLLEFKENLRFELENDTGELSLDPDTANPYLVLSEDKRSVRLRGAPQELPAHPKRFDYAFCVLAAEGFSAGRHYWEVEVGDGESWVLGAARESVRRKEKVDFAPEEGIWAVGLNWKGKNWDQYQAFTSPETPLSLCERPRKIGVYLDYEGGWVAFYNADNMAPIFTFTAAFSERIFPFFWLFYVGSSLSLCN; translated from the exons gggcggcgggccGTGTGCGTGGTGTGCCACCTGTCCCGGGAGCACCGCGCCCACACCGTGCTGCCCGCCGAGGAGGCGGCCCACGCCGCGGAG GAGGTGCCCCAGGAGCACCTGAGCTCTCTGAGGAAGGGGCGTGAAGAGGCCAAGGCCGAGCGGGAGCGGCAGAgcgaggagctgctg AAGCAGACGGAGGTGGAGCGGCAGAAGATCGTGGCTGAGTGCAAGGAGCTGCGGGCCTtcctggaggagaaggagcagctgctgctctcgcggctggaggagctggagagggacatcGGGCGCCGCAGGGACGAGAGCGTGGCCCGGCTGGCCGAGGACATCGCCCAGCTGGACAAGCTGCTGGCCGAGCAGGGCGGGGACAGCGGCACAGGGAGCGCCCCTGGCGAG GGTGTggtcccagctggcagcag cctggagagctggatGTTCCTGAAGCCCGAGCCCGGCTTTTCCGAGCTGGAGAAGAAGCTGAAGAGCTTTTCCCAGAAGAGTGCAGTACTcaaggaggtgctgctggaattcAAGG aaaacCTGCGCTTCGAGCTGGAGAATGACACAG GCGAGCTGTCCCTGGACCCCGACACGGCCAACCCGTACCTGGTACTGTCGGAGGACAAGCGCAGCGTGCGGCTGCGCGGGGCGCCCCAGGAGCTGCCGGCGCACCCCAAGCGCTTCGACTACGCCTTCTGCGTGCTGGCCGCCGAGGGCTTCTCGGCCGGCCGCCACTACTGGGAGGTGGAGGTGGGCGACGGggagagctgggtgctgggcgCCGCCCGCGAGTCCGTGCGCCGCAAGGAGAAGGTCGACTTCGCCCCCGAGGAGGGGATTTGGGCGGTGGGGCTCAACTGGAAGGGCAAGAATTGGGATCAGTACCAGGCGTTCACCTCTCCCGAGACGCCGCTGTCGCTCTGCGAGCGGCCGCGCAAGATTGGGGTGTACCTGGACTACGAGGGCGGGTGGGTGGCGTTCTACAACGCCGACAACATGGCTCCCATCTTCACCTTCACCGCCGCCTTCTCCGAGAGGATCTTCCCGTTTTTCTGGCTCTTCTATGTGGGCTCCTCACTGTCCCTCTGCAACTGA
- the IL4I1 gene encoding L-amino-acid oxidase, with product VPTPHHPLLFSSLLPSPVLSQILLLAGVLSAKRFPCFPEYCLHDQDYEELLGIARAGLEPAARPAHVVVVGAGIGGLTAAKLLRDAGHKVTILERSSWVGGRIRTHRPEGQDWYVELGPMRLPGKHRLVREFIRQFKLELNPFIQSDNNTWYFLRGARVRAEEVGRNPDILNYAVKPSERGKSAVQLYREVLDKAFKKFQTTDCRKYLAQHDSFSTKEYLIKVGGLSRGAVDMIGDLLNEDSGFYLSFLASLWDFSIFSDESFDEITGGFDQLPRAFHKALPNVVQFNCTVEKIMTKGDKVRVFYRAPDTLAPTVVTADYVLVTSSAKATRHIQFLPPLSPAKAHALRSINYASASKIILACSEKFWEKDGIRGGHSVTDRPSRFIYYPSHNFSSGVGIILASYTWNNDAEFFLPLTDEKCLDVVLQDLADIHQVSKEYLQYTCDQHVIQKWQLDPHSLGAFAAFTPYQFVDYSRALFEHEGRLHFAGEHAAQPHAWIDTAMKSAIRAASNIHHDSGEAPATRADSPGMLAPREEL from the exons GTGCCAACGCCGCATCATccccttctcttctcttctctccttccctccccagtgctctcccaaatcctgctgctggcGGGTGTCCTGAGTGCCAAGCGCTTCCCCTGCTTCCCTGAGTACTGTCTCCACGACCAGGACTacgaggagctgctgggcatcGCCCGGGCCGGGCTGGAGCCCGCGGCTCGCCCGGCGCACGTGGTGGTGGTGGGCGCGGGCATCGGCGGGCTGACGGCGGCCAAGCTGCTCCGGGATGCTGGGCACAAG GTCACCATTctggaaaggagcagctgggtCGGGGGGCGGATCCGCACGCACCGCCCCGAGGGACAGGACTGGTACGTGGAGCTGGGGCCCATGCGCCTGCCAGGCAAGCACAG GCTCGTCCGCGAATTCATCCGCCAGTTCAAGCTGGAGCTGAACCCCTTCATCCAGAGCGACAACAACACCTGGTACTTCCTGAGGGGTGCTCGGGTCAGGGCCGAGGAGGTCGGCAGGAACCCCGACATCCTGAATTACGCGGTGAAGCCATCGGAGAGGGGCAAGAGCGCCGTGCAGCTCTACCGGGAGGTCCTGGACAAG gcttttAAGAAATTCCAGACCACTGACTGCAGGAAGTATCTGGCTCAACACGACTCTTTCTCCACCAAG GAATATTTGATCAAGGTGGGGGGGCTGAGCCGAGGAGCTGTGGACATGATCGGAGACCTGCTGAACGAGGACTCAGGGTTTTACCTGTCCTTCCTCGCCTCGCTGTGGGACTTCAGCATCTTCTCTGACGAGAG CTTTGATGAAATCACCGGCGGGTTTGACCAACTGCCCAGAGCCTTCCACAAGGCGCTGCCCAACGTCGTCCAGTTCAACTGCACTGTGGAGAAGATCATGACCAAGGGCGACAAGGTCCGGGTGTTCTACCGCGCTCCCGACACGCTGGCCCCGACCGTGGTCACGGCGGATTACGTCCTTGTCACCTCCAGCGCCAAAGCCACCAGGCACATCCAGTTCCTGCCGCCGCTGTCGCCCGCCAAGGCCCACGCCCTGCGGTCCATCAACTACGCCAGCGCCTCCAAAATCATCCTGGCGTGCTCCGAGAAGTTCTGGGAGAAGGACGGGATCCGTGGGGGGCACTCGGTCACCGACCGCCCCTCCCGCTTCATCTACTACCCCAGCCACAACTTCTCCAGCGGGGTGGGCATCATCCTGGCCTCCTACACCTGGAACAACGACGCCGAGTTCTTCCTGCCCCTCACGGACGAGAAGTGCCTGGACGTGGTGCTCCAGGACCTGGCGGACATCCACCAGGTCAGCAAGGAGTACCTGCAGTACACCTGCGACCAGCACGTCATCCAGAAGTGGCAGCTGGACCCGCACTCGCTGGGGGCGTTCGCCGCCTTCACGCCGTACCAGTTCGTGGATTACTCGCGGGCGCTGTTTGAGCACGAGGGCCGCCTGCACTTCGCCGGGGAGCACGCGGCGCAGCCGCACGCCTGGATCGACACGGCCATGAAATCGGCCATCAGGGCGGCCAGCAACATCCACCACGACAGCGGCGAGGCGCCGGCAACGCGCGCGGACAGCCCGGGGATGCTGGCGCCGAGGGAAGAGCTCTGA
- the LOC101808586 gene encoding zinc finger protein 692-like isoform X2, which yields MAAAGESTIPGDDVEPGAEPQEEEEDEDFAEDDDLAYTDDLRDENYHPSLGSPACAPHSSSEPQRRQSQPKARKKPVKEEPPLPEPPLPGSGPSQEKSGRVSCQRQPRASDKDVAQIGPKRIRKAAKREILLCDFEGCGKIFSNRQYLNHHQKYQHVHQKTFTCSEPTCGKSFNFKKHLKEHEKLHSDKRDYICEFCARSFRTSSNLIIHRRIHTGEKPLQCEICGFTCRQKASLNWHMRKHDADSFYQFPCDVCGKRFEKRDNVTAHKSKSHPRGLGGAPQPHPKPPAPMEPLELLGDVLGSGGDTEGTPLEYGGGHVGQDPGTPQGQGMGEGGS from the exons ATGGCAGCAGCTGGCGAGAG CACCATCCCGGGGGACGATGTAGAGCCGGGAGCTGAGCCccaagaggaagaggaggacgAGGACTTTGCCGAGGATGATGACCTGGCCTACACCGATGACCTGCGTGATGAGAACTACCACCCGTCCCTGGGCAG CCCGGCCTGTGcgccccacagcagctcagagccacaGCGACGCCAGAGCCAGCCCAAGGCCCGCAAGAAGCCGGTGAAGGAGGAGCCGCCCCTGCCCGAGCCGCCCCTGCCCGGCTCCGGCCCCTCGCAGGAGAAGAGCGGACGCGTCAG TTGCCAGCGGCAGCCACGGGCGAGTGACAAGGACGTGGCTCAGATCGGCCCCAAGAGGATCAG AAAGGCAGCAAAGCGTGAGATCCTCCTGTGTGACTTCGAAGGCTGTGGCAAAATCTTCTCCAACCGCCAGTACCTGAAC CACCACCAGAAGTACCAGCACGTGCACCAGAAAACCTTCACCTGCTCTGAGCCCACCTGCGGGAAATCCTTCAACTTCAAGAAGCACCTGAAGGAACACGAGAAGCTGCACAGTG ACAAGCGGGATTACATCTGCGAGTTCTGCGCGCGCTCCTTCCGCACCAGCAGCAATTTGATCATCCACCGGcggatccacactggggagaagcCGCTCCA gtgTGAGATCTGCGGCTTCACCTGCCGCCAGAAAGCCTCCCTCAACTGGCACATGAGGAAACACGACGCCGACTCCTTCTACCAATTCCCGTGCGACGTCTGCGGGAAGAGGTTCGAGAAGAGGGACAACGTCACCGCCCACAAGAGCAAGAGCCACCCCCGGGGGCTCGGGGGAGCCCCCCAGCCGCACCCCAAGCCCCCCGCGCCGATGGAGCCGCTGGAGCTGCTCGGGGACGTCCTGGGCAGtgggggggacacagaggggacccCACTGGAATATGGGGGGGGGCACGTGGGGCAGGACCCCGGCACGCCCCAAGGCCAGGGGATGGGCGAGGGGGGGTCCTAG
- the LOC101810023 gene encoding zinc finger protein CKR1-like produces MEPWVLLDPRQKALYLDVMHESYETLMALAQGLVSEKAAEDGASESSAGLAAHSSRSPEQEKPLGSNRRKAKRPDRAVPPATPKPPGGFVWASHLERHRRVHTGEKPFECPECGEAFSQASHLAKHRRSHSGERPHRCPACGKTFCQSSDLARHRRVHLGRKPLRCGDCGKLFRAGPALARHQRCHGREHSHRCADCGKGFVWASHLERHRRVHTGERPFPCSSCGERFTQKVHLLQHRKTHSPERPYKCGDCGKRFGEAPPFLAHQRGHAVNKSHTCGDCGKGFAWASHLERHHRVHTGEKPFECPECGEAFSQASHLAKHRRSHLPKAVGPSPLARTRLAGDTPGAHSGEDPKGLTPPSV; encoded by the exons ATGGAGCCGTGGGTGCTGCTGGACCCGCGGCAGAAGGCTCTGTACCTCGATGTGATGCACGAGAGCTACGAGACCCTTATGGCCTTGG ctcaggggctggTGAGTGAGAAAGCCGCGGAGGACGGAGCGTCGGAGAGCAGCGCTGGGCTGGCAGCGCACTCATCCCGCAGCCCGGAGCAGGAGAAGCCCCTGGGCTCCAACAGGCGCAAAGCGAAGCGCCCAGACAGAGCCGTGCCCCCCGCGACCCCCAAGCccccc gggggcttcgTGTGGGCGTCGCACCTGGAGCGGCACCGGCGCGTGCACACCGGCGAGAAGCCCTTCGAGTGCCCCGAGTGCGGCGAGGCGTTCAGCCAGGCCTCGCACCTGGCCAAGCACCGCCGCAGCCACTCGGGCGAGCGGCCGCACCGCTGCCCGGCCTGCGGGAAGACCTTCTGCCAGAGCTCCGACCTGGCGCGGCACCGGCGCGTGCACCTGGGCAGGAAGCCCCTGCGCTGCGGGGACTGCGGAAAGCTGTTCCGGGCGGGGCCGGCGCTGGCGCGGCACCAGCGGTGCCACGGCCGGGAGCACTCGCACCGCTGCGCCGACTGCGGGAAGGGCTTCGTGTGGGCGTCGCACCTGGAGCGGCACCGGCGCGTGCACACGGGCGAGCGgcccttcccctgcagcagctgcggCGAGCGCTTCACCCAGAAGGTTCACCTGCTGCAGCACCGCAAGACGCACTCGCCGGAGAGGCCCTACAAGTGCGGCGACTGCGGAAAGCGCTTTGGGGAAGCGCCCCCGTTCCTGGCGCACCAGCGCGGCCACGCCGTGAACAAGAGCCACACCTGCGGCGACTGCGGGAAGGGCTTTGCCTGGGCCTCCCACCTGGAGCGGCACCACCGCGTGCACACCGGCGAGAAGCCCTTCGAGTGCCCCGAGTGCGGCGAGGCGTTCAGCCAGGCCTCGCACCTCGCCAAGCACCGCCGCAGCCACCTCCCCAAGGCCGTGGGGCCATCGCCCCTCGCCAGGACGCGGCTCGCTGGGGACACGCCTGGAGCTCACAGCGGTGAGGACCCCAAAGGACTGACGCCCCCCTCAGTGTGA
- the LOC101810212 gene encoding zinc finger protein 345 gives MKWHEMLVGAPEYIKIKGKIAGGIRAGKRDGVYSHHHGQSSPLGAQSPAMEPCVVLDPRQRALYRDVMQHGYEILVALEFSVPKPDLLSYLDCEEEVTALDLHVSRDTPAAEHGAGAGQEEPAEEKPNTDKEHAQLPVSQGETRAANTCSERGKTFSHKPAPVKHREIHSGDRDCGKGFTQRSGLRVHGRAHTGERPHGSPTWSSHLERHMRTHTGEKPFECSECGRAFAWSSHLERHMRTHTGEKPFECSECGRAFAWSSHLERHMRTHTGEKPFECSECGRAFAWSSHLERHMRTHTGEKPFECSECGRAFAWSSHLERHMRTHTGEKPFECSECGRAFTWSSHLERHMRTHTGEKPFECSECGRAFAWSSHLERHMRTHVTTHVTTVTAGDEEGVQAAQEPPPAPRKCADCGTSLNHRTDSRHFKHKATQTLLAGTHPAPRPHSCEQCGKCFSSSSGLLKHQRVHGSERLRPCPLCPRRCRCSTARAKQQRGHVPATEGAAKPYPCGACGKSFGWLSHLERHCRVHTGEKPFRCGECGRGFAVSCHLERHRRVHTGERPFRCGDCGKSFAASSTLLAHRRTHGAQPGRLHACPECEKGFGSLAGLERHRRLPREKPFLCGLCGKGFSWSSHYDRHRLTHTGEKPFPCAHCGKRFGRSSHRNRHQRAHAQRSPERRPDCGKAFGLGAALAAHQRLLGAGARSPLSLLPPAWWEGEARGGTGTSPELWPEEPSSAERDSLQGNAIAPTEPWVSLPPPSS, from the exons ATGAAGTGGCATGAGATGCTGGTGGGGGCTCcagaatacataaaaataaaggggaaaatagCAGGAGGGATCCGTGCTGGAAAACGTGATGGCGTTTATTCCCACCATCA CGGCCAGTCCTCTCCTCTGGGTGCCCAGAGCCCGGCCATGGAGCCCTGTGTGGTGCTGGACCCGCGACAGAGAGCTCTGTATCGCGACGTGATGCAGCATGGCTACGAGATCCTGGTGGCCCTGG AATTTTCTGTTCCCAAGCCTGACCTGCTGTCTTACCTGGACTGTGAGGAGGAAGTGACAGCCCTGGATCTTCATGTATCCCGGGATACCCCGGCCGCAG AgcatggagcaggagcagggcaggaagaacCTGCTGAGGAAAAGCCCAACACGGACAAGGAGCACGCTCAGCTCCCAGTGAGCCAGGGCGAGACCCGCGCTGCCAACACCTGCAGCGAGCGCGGGAAGACCTTCAGCCACAAACCAGCCCCGGTGAAGCACCGGGAAATCCACAGCGGCGACCGGGACTGCGGGAAGGGCTTCACGCAGCGCTCTGGCCTCCGCGTCCACGGGCGCGCGCACACGGGCGAGCGGCCCCacggct cccctacctGGAGCTCCCACCTGGAGCGCCACATGCGCACCCACACCGGCGAGAAGCCCTTCGAGTGCAGCGAGTGCGGGCGCGCCTTCGCCTGGAGCTCCCACCTGGAGCGCCACATGCGCACCCACACCGGCGAGAAGCCCTTCGAGTGCAGCGAGTGCGGGCGCGCCTTCGCCTGGAGCTCCCACCTGGAGCGCCACATGCGCACCCACACCGGCGAGAAGCCCTTCGAGTGCAGCGAGTGCGGGCGCGCCTTCGCCTGGAGCTCCCACCTGGAGCGCCACATGCGCACCCACACCGGCGAGAAGCCCTTCGAGTGCAGCGAGTGCGGGCGCGCCTTCGCCTGGAGCTCCCACCTGGAGCGCCACATGCGCACCCACACCGGCGAGAAGCCCTTCGAGTGCAGCGAGTGCGGGCGCGCCTTCACCTGGAGCTCCCACCTGGAGCGCCACATGCGCACCCACACCGGCGAGAAGCCCTTCGAGTGCAGCGAGTGCGGGCGCGCCTTCGCCTGGAGCTCCCACCTGGAGCGCCACATGCGCACCCACGTCACCACCCATGTCACCACCGTCACCGCCGGGGATGAGGAGGgtgtgcaggcagcacaggagccacCGCCGGCCCCGCGGAAATGTGCCGACTGCGGGACGAGCCTCAACCACCGGACAGACTCGCGGCACTTCAAGCACAAGGCCACGCAGACCCTGCTGGCCGGCACCCACCCCGCACCGCGGCCCCACAGCTGCGAGCAGTGTGGGAagtgcttcagcagcagctcggGTCTGCTCAAACACCAACGTGTGCACGGCTCTGAGCGGCTGCGCCCCTGCCCGCTCTGCCCACGCCGATGCCGCTGCAGCACAGCCCGGGCCAAGCAGCAGCGCGGCCACGTGCCGGCTACAGAGGGAGCGGCCAAACCGTACCCGTGCGGGGCGTGCGGGAAGAGCTTCGGGTGGCTGTCGCACCTGGAGCGGCACTGCCGCGTGCACACCGGGGAGAAGCCGTTCCGCTGCGGGGAGTGCGGCCGCGGCTTCGCCGTGAGCTGCCACCTGGAGCGGCACCGGCGAGTGCACACGGGCGAGCGGCCCTTCCGTTGCGGCGACTGCGGCAAGAGCTTCGCCGCCAGCTCCACGCTGCTTGCGCACCGGCGCACCCACGGCGCCCAGCCCGGCCGACTCCACGCCTGCCCCGAGTGCGAGAAGGGTTTCGgctccctggctgggctggagcgGCACCGgcggct cccccgcgagAAGCCGTTCCTGTGCGGGCTCTGTGGGAAGGGCTTCTCCTGGAGTTCCCACTATGACCGGCACCGGCTCACGCACACGGGGGAGAAGCCCTTCCCCTGCGCCCACTGCGGGAAGCGCTTCGGCCGCAGCTCCCACCGCAACCGGCACCAGCGCGCCCACGCGCAGCGCAGCCCCGAGAGGCGCCCCGACTGCGGCAAAGCCTTCGGCCTGGGCGCGGCCCTGGCGGCCCATCAGCGCCTGCTCGGCGCCGGCGCCCgcagccccctgtccctgctgccgCCCGCGTGGTGGGAGGGTGAAGCACGAGGGGGGACGGGCACATCCCCTGAGCTCTGGCCTgaggagcccagctctgctgagagggaCAGCCTGCAGGGCAATGCCATAGCCCCAACAGAGCCCTGGGtgtcccttcctccccccaGCTCCTGA
- the LOC101808586 gene encoding zinc finger protein 692-like isoform X3: MAAAGESSTIPGDDVEPGAEPQEEEEDEDFAEDDDLAYTDDLRDENYHPSLGSSEPQRRQSQPKARKKPVKEEPPLPEPPLPGSGPSQEKSGRVSCQRQPRASDKDVAQIGPKRIRKAAKREILLCDFEGCGKIFSNRQYLNHHQKYQHVHQKTFTCSEPTCGKSFNFKKHLKEHEKLHSDKRDYICEFCARSFRTSSNLIIHRRIHTGEKPLQCEICGFTCRQKASLNWHMRKHDADSFYQFPCDVCGKRFEKRDNVTAHKSKSHPRGLGGAPQPHPKPPAPMEPLELLGDVLGSGGDTEGTPLEYGGGHVGQDPGTPQGQGMGEGGS; the protein is encoded by the exons ATGGCAGCAGCTGGCGAGAG CAGCACCATCCCGGGGGACGATGTAGAGCCGGGAGCTGAGCCccaagaggaagaggaggacgAGGACTTTGCCGAGGATGATGACCTGGCCTACACCGATGACCTGCGTGATGAGAACTACCACCCGTCCCTGGGCAG ctcagagccacaGCGACGCCAGAGCCAGCCCAAGGCCCGCAAGAAGCCGGTGAAGGAGGAGCCGCCCCTGCCCGAGCCGCCCCTGCCCGGCTCCGGCCCCTCGCAGGAGAAGAGCGGACGCGTCAG TTGCCAGCGGCAGCCACGGGCGAGTGACAAGGACGTGGCTCAGATCGGCCCCAAGAGGATCAG AAAGGCAGCAAAGCGTGAGATCCTCCTGTGTGACTTCGAAGGCTGTGGCAAAATCTTCTCCAACCGCCAGTACCTGAAC CACCACCAGAAGTACCAGCACGTGCACCAGAAAACCTTCACCTGCTCTGAGCCCACCTGCGGGAAATCCTTCAACTTCAAGAAGCACCTGAAGGAACACGAGAAGCTGCACAGTG ACAAGCGGGATTACATCTGCGAGTTCTGCGCGCGCTCCTTCCGCACCAGCAGCAATTTGATCATCCACCGGcggatccacactggggagaagcCGCTCCA gtgTGAGATCTGCGGCTTCACCTGCCGCCAGAAAGCCTCCCTCAACTGGCACATGAGGAAACACGACGCCGACTCCTTCTACCAATTCCCGTGCGACGTCTGCGGGAAGAGGTTCGAGAAGAGGGACAACGTCACCGCCCACAAGAGCAAGAGCCACCCCCGGGGGCTCGGGGGAGCCCCCCAGCCGCACCCCAAGCCCCCCGCGCCGATGGAGCCGCTGGAGCTGCTCGGGGACGTCCTGGGCAGtgggggggacacagaggggacccCACTGGAATATGGGGGGGGGCACGTGGGGCAGGACCCCGGCACGCCCCAAGGCCAGGGGATGGGCGAGGGGGGGTCCTAG
- the LOC101808586 gene encoding zinc finger protein 692-like isoform X1 — translation MCLFQRVPLPWGAKGRNAGPEDDLMWDFLGNLGSGRGDSEGTPGPGSKWLFPVAVASGSHGRVTRTWLRSAPRGSGTWERGGKGPGNLPGIPREKRRKSRSSVLPWGRAGGSERVSLSHFRFYGWEKVKEEGAGGCSVFQSFSNPPPCPDNDFCHVFSARKAAKREILLCDFEGCGKIFSNRQYLNHHQKYQHVHQKTFTCSEPTCGKSFNFKKHLKEHEKLHSDKRDYICEFCARSFRTSSNLIIHRRIHTGEKPLQCEICGFTCRQKASLNWHMRKHDADSFYQFPCDVCGKRFEKRDNVTAHKSKSHPRGLGGAPQPHPKPPAPMEPLELLGDVLGSGGDTEGTPLEYGGGHVGQDPGTPQGQGMGEGGS, via the exons ATGTGTTTGTTCCAGCGTGTCCCGCTCCCGTGGGGTGCAAAGGGGAGAAATGCTGGTCCTGAGGATGATTTAATGTGGGATTTCCTCGGGAATCTTGGCTCTGGGcgtggggacagcgaggggactCCAGGGCCTGGCTCAAAATGGCTCTTTCCTGTTGCAGTTGCCAGCGGCAGCCACGGGCGAGTGACAAGGACGTGGCTCAGATCGGCCCCAAGAGGATCAGGTacctgggaaaggggagggaaggggccaGGGAATCTTCCAGGCAttcccagggagaagaggaggaagagcaggagctcagttcttccctggggcagggctggaggctctGAAAGGGTTTCTTTGTCCCATTTTAGATTTTATGGGTGGGAAAAAGtgaaggaggaaggagctgggggctgctccgTATTCCAGAGCTTTTCCAACCCTCCTCCTTGTCCTGACAATGACTTTTGCCATGTTTTCTCTGCCAGAAAGGCAGCAAAGCGTGAGATCCTCCTGTGTGACTTCGAAGGCTGTGGCAAAATCTTCTCCAACCGCCAGTACCTGAAC CACCACCAGAAGTACCAGCACGTGCACCAGAAAACCTTCACCTGCTCTGAGCCCACCTGCGGGAAATCCTTCAACTTCAAGAAGCACCTGAAGGAACACGAGAAGCTGCACAGTG ACAAGCGGGATTACATCTGCGAGTTCTGCGCGCGCTCCTTCCGCACCAGCAGCAATTTGATCATCCACCGGcggatccacactggggagaagcCGCTCCA gtgTGAGATCTGCGGCTTCACCTGCCGCCAGAAAGCCTCCCTCAACTGGCACATGAGGAAACACGACGCCGACTCCTTCTACCAATTCCCGTGCGACGTCTGCGGGAAGAGGTTCGAGAAGAGGGACAACGTCACCGCCCACAAGAGCAAGAGCCACCCCCGGGGGCTCGGGGGAGCCCCCCAGCCGCACCCCAAGCCCCCCGCGCCGATGGAGCCGCTGGAGCTGCTCGGGGACGTCCTGGGCAGtgggggggacacagaggggacccCACTGGAATATGGGGGGGGGCACGTGGGGCAGGACCCCGGCACGCCCCAAGGCCAGGGGATGGGCGAGGGGGGGTCCTAG